A region of Necator americanus strain Aroian chromosome I, whole genome shotgun sequence DNA encodes the following proteins:
- a CDS encoding hypothetical protein (NECATOR_CHRI.G3074.T1): MGQRLAPVLAVCFMSRIEQPVIERLPQMYCRYIDDCFIITSTQSEMDECFRILNERSQYIKLTREQPKDGWLPYLNAQIRVHNGIASVKWYRKESPS; this comes from the coding sequence ATGGGCCAAAGGCTTGCTCCAGTTCTTGCCGTTTGCTTTATGAGCAGAATAGAACAACCAGTGATAGAACGTCTTCCACAGATGTACTGCCGTTATATCGATGATTGCTTCATTATAACATCAACgcaatccgaaatggacgaatgctttagaattctgaatgaacgatcgcagtacataaaactcacacgagaacaaccaaaagatGGTTGGCTGCCTTATTTAAATGCTCAAATAAGAGTACACAATGGCATTGCAAGTgtgaaatggtatcgcaaggaAAGCCCATCCTAa
- a CDS encoding hypothetical protein (NECATOR_CHRI.G3073.T1) — translation MQTIEKALHQPMPFTTGGQTISDRLTAAKHSLAGSQLGKTICKATTEELMAPKKKHLDYLLHCTNEPNVSIPSMANLLIERTQHPNWTVVYKALITIHNIMCYGNERFSQYLASCNTTFNLGNFLDKNSTSGYDMSQHVRRYGKYIGEKIATYRVCAFDFCKVKRGREDGLLRTMHTDKLLKTLPILQNQIDALLEFQVSASELNNGVINCSFILLFRDLIRLFACYNDGIINLLEKYFDMNKKQCRDALDTYKGFLTRLDKVSEFLRVAESVGIDRGEIPDLTRAPASLLEALEAHLIHLEGGRAPSVGFQGQYPSAQSQLANFSMAGGFQVQPHVGDVERMRYIELEKERLRQFEEQKRQQGVGNSSSVAASNFNPFAAEAASTSEGSKKTNDDLLDLFNPPAQQPAQSHIDATNPFAQFAAPSGSNTVAAGVYPPVGGVGVQQSAILETVGHANGFQTDFVRAFANRKTNDTNGGTFDPFTTQPGQTKIGGDIDSALSNLADNLSISGSAQGRPVQWGGPQQQSQPQVSVPTSMPVPTVAAPQIPSYGGPPQYSSPYGQYAPQTYGSHIPQWQMQHPQVFPAPQHSQNTAPGYIYGGAAMGYGQMPTQSHPQQGQDSFGGF, via the exons ATGCAGACCATCGAAAAAGCCCTCCATCAACCGATGCCTTTTACGACCGGTGGTCAAACCATCTCGGACAG GCTAACAGCAGCCAAACATTCATTGGCTGGTAGCCAGCTTGGAAAAACCATATGCAAGGCAACGACTGAAGAACTGATGGCTCCGAAAAAGAAGCATCTTGACT ATTTATTGCATTGCACGAACGAACCAAATGTCTCGATTCCATCAATGGCAAATTTGCTAATAGAACGAACTCAGCATCCGAACTGGACTGTCGTTTATAAGGCCCTTATTACTATCCATAATATCATGTGCTATGGAAATGAG AGGTTTTCGCAGTATCTAGCTTCATGTAACACCACTTTTAATCTCGGGAATTTCCTCGATAAGAACAGCACTTCCG GTTATGACATGTCACAGCACGTGCGCCGGTACGGCAAATATATCGGAGAAAAAATTGCGACGTACCGTGTTTGTGCATTTGATTTCTGCAAAGTAAAACGTGGCCGGGAAGATGGACTATTGCGTACCATGCATACGGATAAG CTTCTCAAAACTTTGCCTATTCTTCAAAACCAAATTGATGCGCTTCTCGAGTTTCAG GTGTCTGCGAGCGAGCTAAACAATGGCGTCATTAACTGTTccttcattcttctattccGGGATCTCATCCGTCTGTTTGCTTGCTACAATGACGGAATCATAAACTTGTTGGAAAAATATTTCGACATGAACAAGAAACAGTGTCGTGATGCTCTTGACACATATAAAGGATTCCTG ACCCGCTTGGACAAGGTATCAGAGTTTTTGCGTGTTGCTGAATCCGTTGGAATTGATAGAGGAGAGATTCCTGACTTGACCAGAGCTCCTGCTAGTTTATTGGAAGCGCTGGAAGCACATCTTATTCATCTAGAGGGTGGCCGCGCTCCTTCTGTCGGTTTTCAGGGCCAG TATCCATCTGCACAGTCACAGCTTGCGAATTTTTCGATGGCTGGTGGATTTCAAGTTCAGCCTCATGTCGGTGATGTTGAACGCATGAGATATATTGAACTGGAGAAGGAGAGATTGCGTCAGTTTGAAGAGCAAAAGCGCCAGCAAGGTGTTG gaaaCTCATCTTCAGTTGCAGCTTCCAACTTCAATCCCTTTGCTGCAGAGGCTGCTTCTACTTCCGAAGgatctaaaaaaacaaatgatgaTTTACTCGATTTGTTTAACCCACCCGCTCAG cAGCCTGCACAATCCCATATCGACGCAACAAATCCGTTCGCCCAATTCGCTGCACCAAGTGGCTCTAACACAGTCGCAGCTGGGGTTTATCCTCCTGTTGGTGGAG TTGGGGTGCAACAATCTGCAATTCTTGAAACGGTCGGGCATGCAAATGGATTCCAGACTGATTTCGTGCGTGCTTTTGCCAATAGGAAAACCAACGACACCAATGGAG GCACCTTCGATCCATTCACTACTCAACCAGGGCAAACAAAAATTGGTGGAGACATTGACTCTGCACTTTCTAACCTTGCCGATAATCTTTCTATCAGTGGAAGTGCACAGGG ACGCCCTGTGCAGTGGGGTGGTCCGCAACAACAGAGCCAGCCTCAGGTGTCGGTGCCGACGTCCATGCCGGTACCTACTGTAGCTGCGCCACAAATCCCTTCATACGGCGGTCCTCCCCAGTACAGTAGCCCATATGGACAGTACGCTCCCCAAACTTATGGGAGCCACATACCCCAATGGCAGATGCAGCATCCTCAGG tTTTCCCAGCGCCGCAGCATTCTCAAAATACTGCACCTGGTTACATTTATGGAGGAGCGGCAATGGGATATGGCCAAATGCCAACTCAGTCACACCCTCAACAAGGACAAGATTCCTTCGGAGGATTTTAA